Genomic segment of Pochonia chlamydosporia 170 chromosome 1, whole genome shotgun sequence:
GTTTGCTTGAAATGGACGGAATTCACTGCTAACTgactttcttttttcttcttccacctAGACTATCAGCATCGGTGGTCATCTCCAGGCGGCCAATGTTTCTTCGTACAACAACGTGTCTGGTAATGGGACCATTGCCTTCCTATCTTGCGACAAGCCTGCTTCGGACGGATTTCTAGACCCCGACAAGATGCTTGCCAGACTTATGAAGGCATCTCTGAAAGCTATTGTTCTGTACACGCTCGATGGGAATATCTGTCTGATTCAAGAAGACGGTCCGCTACCTTATACgagcatcttgtccatggctGATTCTGGCGAGGCGGGACAGGTTTTGTCCATTTTGAAcggcagccagccagccgcGAATGTCGACGCCTTGATATCCGGAAAGACTGGACAGAACAATAATGGCAATTCTGGATCGGGTGATAACGGAGGAGGAAACAACTCGGCTGTTGCCATGAGCATCCTCTACAGTATTACGGGTATAATCACCCTGCTCTTTTTGATCATCATTGCCACCGGTGCTATTCGAGCGCATCGGTATCCCGAGAGATACGGACCGCGGGGACGACACGGAGGCCTGGGGCGCCAAAGCAGAGCCAAGGGCCTGGCTCGTGCTGTGTTGGACACGATTCCCATTGTAAAGTTTGGAAATCGGGAGCCCGCAAAGCCTGACCCCGAACTCGAGCTTGACAGCACTGCGGcggatggacatgaagcagCGGCCCAGAGAGCCGTGGCGGATACGAACCCGAGTGAACCACCGGAAGCTAAAACagccgccgctgctgccgccgccctGGCAGAGAGGAGGGATAGCGTTGAGCAGCCACCTTCGAAGCGGAGCTCACAGGCGCCTGACGCGGCTTctggtgatgttgaaaaCGGGGATGGCCAGGAGCACCTGGGTTGTTCCATCTGCACAGAGGACTTTACGGTTGGTGAAGATGTGAGAGTGTTGCCTTGCAATCATCAGTTTCATCCACATTGTGTCGATCCTTGGCTGGTTAATGTATCTGGAACATGTCCCTTATGGTGAGTAGACTCTTGTGATGAGGTACTGAAGCGCAATGTGATGCTAACTATCTCTAGTCGACTGGACCTCCGTCGGCAAGCTTCCAAAGAAGGCTCTTCGACCAGACCGGAAGAAAACCTCGCTCCAcccttggtcttggatggaggagatggcgacAGCTCTCACGCAACGCATGGCAACAGACTCAGCCGACTGCTGGATGTTAACAGACTGCGGCAGGCGGGTGTTGAAGAGCGGATAGCCGCTCTTCGACAGATGCGAGCTCAGTCCACGAATCACGAGACCCAAGGAccagcagctccagaggCAGAAGCCGTGGAGAGGCCACATGCTCGTCTGACAGATAAACTAAAGGACAAGTTCCGTATCCGAACGAGATCACAACCCGGAAACCAGTGATTGATGGTGCAACGAAACCAGACGATAACTTGCGACTTCGCAGTGACCGAATCGCATTGTATACATTTTGATGAATGACGGGAACATGGGAAAGAATGACATGGTGCCAAGCGCGTAACGAACGCGCTACTATGAATGAGGATAGAACCTGGCTAGGTTCGGACTGGTATTACCACGGCGTTTAGGACTATTTTATTTGGTTCGGTTCACTATGCACAAGAAACAGGTACGCATTGCGAGGCGTTTTATTTAGAGCAGTTTCAGTTTAGGAATGGGTCTCTTATCATGTTAGTTTCTGAGATGAATATACATGCTGCTGTTGTGTCTTGACCAAGACTTGATCTTCGCGATGCCTGTACCCATGGGCTCTATATGTGCCAAGAGAGCTGTCCAGAGAGGTCTTTTGAGGACAGACTAGCCCTGTATGGTGACAATAGACGACTACGTCCGGGATAAGCATTGGATGCTTTGCGTCTTTGGGTGTCACGAACAGCTACGAGCTGTGTTACGTGTTCGTCGTGGCATAATCCTTGATCAGCTGAGGGTATTGGGATGCTCTTGGCTGGCGAGTGGCGTCGATGTTTTGCATATCGGTGGTTTGTCGGTGTTTAAAGATGCTGGTATTAGATAGTATGTGCTAGGCTAAGGCATACATTGATCAGAATGCGTATATTGCTCGACTGCGCTGCCTTAGTCGAGTCCCCTTGCCGCAAGTCGTCCTTCGGTCCCGTCACCGAGTTGCGCCCATCTCACATGTACGATTTGTCAGATTGCTCAAGTACATGGTCAACCCAGACGCCCTATAAATAAACAATAAACATATCAGACATCCAGCCACTGTACAACGCCACAAGTGCTTCCGACTATCGTGACGAACAGCCAATGTCTTGCAGATCCAACATGGCGCTCTTGCCAGCTCCATGAACGCCTGTATTAAGAAGGTCCATCCCAGCTTGTTTCCAGTCCTCCAACAACTGCACCACAGATCCGGTATCAGATTCAATCTAATCCTCATCTCTATGCTCCCACCGCGAACAAATCGACTATCCCTGTGCAATAGATCGGCCACGATCGCTGGGACACGCTGTGCCTGCCCTAGCGGCTTCAATCCGCTTCCGTTGCCAATCCTATACGTTGACTATCACCGACCGAGACGGCCACGATTATTGCGCCGTCCCCTTCCCGACCGCTACtattttcctttgtttttgttcttggaCGTTTTGCTCGCTCGAATACTCTGTCGTAAATATTAATGAAGGAGGTTTTGTGCCATTTGCACCATGGCTATGGACACGATGCCGCCGAGCTCAGAGGTTGTTCCTGCTGCAGGAAGggtcttggccatgatggttTCGCTGTTGTCAACGAGCGTGCTGACGTTGTTCCTGAGTATGTAACCCCTGGTGGCCTGTAAGAGACAGCCTTTGTGACATGGACAATAGCGCAGAGAAGTTTGGTTATCCGGAGTTGGAGTCGGGTGCCCATCGTGGTGTGGTGTGAGTTTGACACGACACGGGGTGAGTAGATGTTCGCGCTGACTGGGATAGTGGTCTTTGCGATATACACCGACTCTTACGTTTTTGTTTTCGCGTCGGCGATGCTGCAGCATTCTATTGGTGTGAATTCGAGTCTTAGGACGTGCGATAGTGCTATATTGATTTGTCTCGTTTGTTatgtcaccaccaaggtTTGTGCATTTGATTTCATTTTTGCGTCAACACATCTAAAGTGCGAGTTAGATTGTGAGAACCACCGATATATGGACGAGGGGTCGTATAGGAGCTGACAATTTGGAAGTTTATATACTTGTTTCTGGTGGAAAAGGCGGTAGGCGATATGACTAGATTGCAGAGAACACTTGCAGAAGACTGACCATGACACAGCACATTATTCGCTGCacgccaaagaagagagtTAGCTCGAGACTGTACATGTTCAACTCTGTAGGCATGCTTGGTGTGTATTTAGTGGTGGTGATTCTCAACTTTGTCTTGTATGTTGCACCACTGGGAGAGGCTATCTGAGGCTGACATTGCCGTCCTCTAGTCGTATCGCCAGGCTTCAAGATGGGGAGTGTATTATTGGCATGAAGAGCTTTGCCATGATCCCACTGATTTCCTTTGACACGGTGGTCAATGTCTACTTGACAATCATTTTCCTCATTCCCCTGCGAAGTAAGTTGTGCTTGCGGTTGCCGTTACAAACCTAACTAACATGCAAATAGAGCTTTACTCATACAAGAATATGCCGCGGACGCACGCAAATATGCGACTTCGAACTATTGCTTTCAGGACGTTTTGCGGTGCAGTTTGCACCCTGCTCAGCAGTATGATGTATGTGTCTCACGAAAACATTCTCGCTCTCATGAACTActtgttgatgccaattCTGACAGCAACCTTTCTGTTTTAATGTCACTTGATGGAGAACCAGGATGGGTAtgcttgatgagttgcaACTGTGACAGTAAGTTTTCCCAGTGCCCCTCGGCGGCTATCATAACCAAACCCCAACAGTCCTCTTTTCCGCTGCCGTCATCCAATGGGTCACATCCAAAGACAACGCAGGCACATCAAGCGCCTCCTCGACCAGCGGCGGCGCAAACGCAAGAGAAGCCAATGGACACGGCACCGGGACCGGAAACGGCCACGACTCAACCAGAGCACTAACACCAGGTGCCGCCCaatcctcaacatcaacacccctTGACATCTCGTTGGTGCCCACGGCCCGGTCCTCCACACAAAGCGAAATAGACCGGTACGCTGACAGAACACCATCCGGGGGCGTCATCATCACGACCACAATCGAACGGGAGACCAAGCGCGGGGGCGTGGCTGAGTTTCAGGGTCGCGCGATAGGAATACCCAAGGGCCGTGAGTACCAcgcggcggaggagggctgtgcagactttgacgatgatAGACAAGAAGCATATGGCTCTAGAGTGAGCATCACGGCGGGGCAGCTTCGTCCCATATCATCCCAGGTGATGGGGGGTCGTGTTGGTCTTGAGTAGGAGTAGGCTTGGATACAACTACCTAGTTTTTGGTTTTGATACTCTTGTCTTGAATACCGATTTTCAATATAAGCCCAGTATGATTGGACACTAAGGTGACTATCCAGAATGCGAACTAGTGTCATCTATAAGACACCATGGTTGTAGTGAAACATGATATTCCCGTAcaagccaagacaagcacGGCTCGGCAAGCACGGCACCTTGTATGAGGTATGAGACATAGACACACACAAAAGTAAAGATAAAGGGCATCAATTGTCATGGCTCATAGTCTATGTATGCCTCCTGACTCCGAATTCCCTACCAAGCTCCAATGTGTAACGAGCGAACGAGCAATCGGTGAAAACTGGAAAAATGTTTTTGTCCCGCGACCTATATTTCGTTGAGTCTGTAGCACCGAGTACAACCCAGTAAGACAGCCCAACTAGTCGGTCCAATATATACAGAGAATGTtacgttttcttttttgcgCCATGGTTGCCCCCCATTTATTTGCCCATGATTCCCATGCCTTCCGTTTGACGGTTACCGTGTCCCTGTCCATGTCCGAATCCCTAGCCGAGTGAATGAAATGAAGTGAAgtgaaaaagaagaaaaaatgATCCTGCAAAAGAAGTGGGTATCCCCTAGCGAGTGTACAGGAAGTGAAGGTGAGAAATTGGAAAGAAAAGTCGTTTCATCACTCCATTTAGGCGGAGGCGTAAATGTTGCCCAGGGAGCTCAGGGCGTTGGCACCAGATAGCAAGCTGTCGGGCTTGACCATGAAGTACGAGTAGGCAGTGAGGTAGTCGAGGGAGTCGAGCTTGGGaatggccttcttcatgaACTCGTCGATCTCGCTAGGGGAGCCGGTGGGGGCAAACTCAGTCAGCCAGATGGGCTTGCCGTCGCAGATCTTGTGAGCCTCCTCGAGGTGCGAGAAGAGGGTGTCGATGGCACTAGCGGGAGAGTACCAATGGACGTTGCAGAAGTCATATTTGCAgcccttgcccttgcacTGGCTGACAAAGTCCTGGAGCCATTTGAGACCTTCGTTGTCcaggttgctgttgctgacCGAGGGGGCACCGACAATAGTCTTTCCGGAGCAAGGGTTCATGTACTTGACGAAGAGGTCCGCGGCGTCACCAGGGGCCATGGCAGCTTGGCCAGCATTGTCGGGCTCGTTGAAGGCGAAGACGGCCTTGGCACCGTCGCCCTTGCTGCACGAGGAGCCCCAGCGGCTGAGGAAATCTTGCTTGTTGCCCCAGAGGGTAGGGATGAAGCTGTACTTGGAGTCTAGGCCGCTGGCAGAGTCAGCCCAGTTGTAAGCCCAGGTGCATTCGCCCTTCTTGCAAGAGCCTCCGAAGAGGTTGGCGAGCAAAGGGTCGTTGTAAGCGAGGCCACGCTTTCCAGAGAAGCCGGGGCCGTTCTTTGACCCGGAACCGGAACC
This window contains:
- a CDS encoding ring finger domain-containing protein (similar to Metarhizium acridum CQMa 102 XP_007812901.1), producing MAGLLASLGGRLWSILLVVVLASLVSAQDDIAVFTSANKEVPDWARPNALELQLTSQPRGLSPVKFTVIPLTASLGLNGTGEVRGTISIGGHLQAANVSSYNNVSGNGTIAFLSCDKPASDGFLDPDKMLARLMKASLKAIVLYTLDGNICLIQEDGPLPYTSILSMADSGEAGQVLSILNGSQPAANVDALISGKTGQNNNGNSGSGDNGGGNNSAVAMSILYSITGIITLLFLIIIATGAIRAHRYPERYGPRGRHGGLGRQSRAKGLARAVLDTIPIVKFGNREPAKPDPELELDSTAADGHEAAAQRAVADTNPSEPPEAKTAAAAAAALAERRDSVEQPPSKRSSQAPDAASGDVENGDGQEHLGCSICTEDFTVGEDVRVLPCNHQFHPHCVDPWLVNVSGTCPLCRLDLRRQASKEGSSTRPEENLAPPLVLDGGDGDSSHATHGNRLSRLLDVNRLRQAGVEERIAALRQMRAQSTNHETQGPAAPEAEAVERPHARLTDKLKDKFRIRTRSQPGNQ
- a CDS encoding glycoside hydrolase, superfamily (similar to Metarhizium robertsii ARSEF 23 XP_007823813.1), which produces MYTNKIAALVGAIAAIEQASALSLHRHEHKLQKKAEAVVWETVFETIYVTAGAPAPEPTVKADAGTVTSQQVVVVTPPAQVKPPVVQAVNVPTKIVTSVKPAPTYGSGSGSGSGSGSGSKNGPGFSGKRGLAYNDPLLANLFGGSCKKGECTWAYNWADSASGLDSKYSFIPTLWGNKQDFLSRWGSSCSKGDGAKAVFAFNEPDNAGQAAMAPGDAADLFVKYMNPCSGKTIVGAPSVSNSNLDNEGLKWLQDFVSQCKGKGCKYDFCNVHWYSPASAIDTLFSHLEEAHKICDGKPIWLTEFAPTGSPSEIDEFMKKAIPKLDSLDYLTAYSYFMVKPDSLLSGANALSSLGNIYASA